The Salvelinus alpinus chromosome 10, SLU_Salpinus.1, whole genome shotgun sequence genome includes the window cggtggtggcagcatttatttatcctttatttaaactaggcaagtcagttaagaacaaattcttatttacaatgatggcctaggaacagtgggttaactgccttgttcaggggcagaacgacagatttttactagCTCGGGTATTCAATCTAGCAACGttttgtttactggcccaacgctctaaccactaggctacctgccacatcatgctatggggatgtttttcagcggcagggactgggagactagtcaagatcgagggaaagatgaacagagcaaagtacagagattcttgatgaaaacctgctaaggacctcagactggggtgaaggttcaccttccaacaggacaatgatcctaagcacacagccaaggcaatgcgggactggcttcaggacaagtctcaatgtccttgagtgaaaagagctgtgcagcaacacttcccatccaacctgacagagcttgagaggatccgcagagaagaatggaagaaactcctcaaatacaggtgtgccaagcttgtagcgtcataccccagaagacttgaggctgtaatcgctgccaaaggtgcatcaacaaaagtactgaagggtctgaatacttatgtaaatgtgatatttctgtttatttttgatacaaacatttctaataacctgtttttgctttttcattatggggtattgtgtgtagattaatgagcggataaaaactattgaatccattttagaataaggctgtaacaacaaaatgtggaaaaagtcaaggggtctgaatactttctgaatgcactgtagataacATTGTAATTAAAATGGGTAAGGGCATTGCCATTCTGGAGGCGGAAGAAAcacacacctgtttaggcgaggtatTGGCTAGAGGACTTGAAACTGATAAGtagagctcagatgcaataattgaataagctGTCTgaaaccctgatgaagacagcttggctgtcgtaacattggttattaaattattccatctgagctcctagagtgtgcagcTTTCCTTTAATTTTTTTTACGGGCATTGCCATGACAAGAAAAACAATTCTGAGTATGTGACATCCACCACTCTGAATCGGGTGATTCAAGCTTTGGCTCTATCACACCTAAagtactgtccagtcatatggagcAAAATATCTGCGGCAATAAAATACATTAAATAAAAAGCTCCAACTCGCTCATAACAGGGCTGCCAGATTAGATCTTCATTGCTCTATCCATATAAATGTCAACTGAATGTATCTTAATCTCTCTTGGCTTCCAGTTAAATGCAAATTAGGATCCAGTCCTTTGGGTGGAATGTAGTAGGGCTGATCCTAATTAGTTGACTGGTCAATTGTTTGGTCATTAGGCTGTTGTGCTGCATCactacccaattgagatggtttgggatgagttagactgcagagtgaagaaaaagcagccaacaagtgcacagcatatgtgggaactccttcaagactgtaggaaaagcattccaggtgaagctggttgagagaatgccaagattgcgcaaagctgtcatcaaggcaaagggtggctactttggtcGTTGTCATGTTAACTCTTATGGCAACTCCTATGTCATTGTTATGCCAACTCTTATAGCAACTCAGGGTCATGATTCCATCTCCATCCAATAGGACTAGACCTTCCACTGACACTTGTAGCATAATATTCAAACAGTGAGTGTTTATAAAGCAAGCTGTGATGTTTGTTCCAAAGTCCCCCAAAAAAACAACAGCACACATTCGGTCTCTTTTAGGATCAGACATGAAGCTCTCTTAGACCACAAGTGAGGATGATATGGCTACGGTGTCACTGAAGAGAGACACTGAAGAGGTGACCTTAAAGTCTTGTCTGTATCACCAACTCAGTCAGTAAGCCTACTATCTCTCAGCCAATCTAGCCATGAGCAAATGTGGGATTTGTCTGGTAGGACATTCTGCTCTAAGTTATTTGCTATGATATGTAATATACTTTGGAAATCTTACTCACTCTGTGGTCTCAGGAGCGCGGACTACTGCTTTTATTGTAGCTTACATTATGCCAGCTGTCTACTACTAGGCCTTTAGCTGTCTACTACTAGGCCTTTAGCTGTCTACTACTAGGCCTTTCGCTGTCTACTACTAGGCCTTTAGCTGTCTACTATTAGGCGGCATGTGATCTCAGTATCGCACACTTTAGCTTTTATTGTGTATCGGTCTTTTTAGATAATGTTAGTAACACCGTCTACAAGTTTGTGTGTTCTATAGTAGCCTAGGCTGTACTGCCTGTGGACCCAGTAGCGCCGACTACTGCTTTTGTTGTATGCAGCTAGCTTTCATTGTGTGTAGCTTAGCTGTTTACTAGCCTATACTGTGGTCTCCGTAGAGTCGACTGCTTTTAATGGTGCATTTGACAATGGGTTAATTACTTTAACCatcaataaataaaaacatttacacATTGATAAACAGTTATTGTTCAAATTGTATAATAGTCATTTGTGCTTGTCAAACTCTAGGCCTATTAAGCTTGGTTGAATAATGGTTTATAAATGCACTTAAAAAGGTCATAAGACAAACTCTTGTTCCATCATGTAACCTTGCAAGGCTTTCACTGTTGAGGAATATTCTCACTTTTGGATGGGATGCATTGGTGCTATTATTTATTTATACCAGGAATTAAGGCATCATGTCGAGATCTGTCCATCACACTAGAAATAACAACGACCTCGAGCGCCGTTGAAAGGAGGGATACCTGGTGTGGCGTTAAGTGTTGAGGAAGATCAACTGACGCTGAACATTCACGGTGTCTGTGACTCCCACAATTTGGTGCGTCCCAGACCGTGGTGAAACAGAGAAGACCCGGTCTGTACTACTGAATTTTGATGCAGAGTCCTTACCAGATAAAGTCATGTTAGGCTGTGTCAGTTATCCCATGAGAGCTTTTGTCCCAAATCCATTACAGTGTTTTAGGTGTCAAACTTATGGTCATGTGTCAGCAGTGTGTTGGGGGGAGattcctagatgtgagaagtgtgcaggaggacatgagacaaaggaatgtgtagtatcagTGGGAAGAGTTGTGTGTGTAAACTGTAAGTGCTGATGATTAGAGGTGTCCGGTGAGAGAcaggcaggttgaggttgccaggatcagagtagtgcagaaggtgtcgtgtgctgaggcagtgaagaaagtagtagaggaagatgggtccaggGTGAGGGATCCTAAGAGGATCTATGTGAGTAGGCCAAGGCCAATAGAGGGGGATTAAAAATAACATGTGCTTCAAAGTTGTTGTTTTTggtggggggcgggggggggcctTCATAGCCATGGTGTCAATTGTACTGCAGGAATGGAACGTAAATCATAGAtgatagatgttgtggtggtagctgcagagaagtacttgggtgtatGAGATTTTACTGCAGAATAGTTGCAAGATGTTTCGAAAGATAGTGTCCCCTCCTCCCAGGCTGCTGGCCTGGAGTAGGATCAGACAGGGCCaaagtagtggaatagtggtgCGGTTAGTTGGTAAGGCAATGTttcacaaagtgtaatgaattcaTACTACAGAATAGTAGGCTGACACACAGCCAATACAATAtttgtttgcggaccgccatACCAAACAAGAAGATATCATGTAACAGTGCGCAGATCGGTGTCGAGAAGGCGGCCAATGTGCAAAATTCAGACATGAAAATAGCAGTGAAAGAAACAACGTGTAGTAGGTCAAAAACGTCAACAAGGGAGAAAGTATGTTTGTCATGCAATTTGTTTAGCTTTTTTGGATACATGAATTCTGCTGGATGATTACACACAGGTAGTTAGCTAATCTTTGCTAACTAGGAAGGAGAAGCAACTTGGAGCCTTTTTTTTCACTGTGTTGATGTGTAGTGAGCTATTTGTGCCCTTAAGGCTCAGAGGtgagagtacttagcacctctgaaaaGAGTGCTGGCTGTAATTTGCAAAGGAAGCGCAAACCAATTCTACAGCAAAAGTGTCAGCAATCAGACATCCACCAGTGGGTGATCCCTAAACCACACAGCACTGAACAAATGGCAAATGAAGGGAGATCCACATTCAGTGTGTGGTCCCTTAGAGCCTAACCCACTCCTTGCCCCCCTCAAACGTTTCACGTTTGAGTTAACGCTAAACTGGCACACCTGATTAATTAGTAAATTAGTCAAagacttgatgattagttgacaaattgaatcaggtgtgccagtTTAGGGTTAAAACtcaaaatgtgaaatgtctgggGGGGCCCAGAGTTGAGGGTTGGAAAACCCTGCCTTAGAGGTTGCATTGGCTTCACTCAGGTCACACAGGGGGGAACGAGCAGCAACTTGGAGACTTCTTTCACTGTGTTGATGTATAGTGAGCTACTTGTGCCTTTAGCGCTTGCATTGGCTTCACTAAGTTCACACAGGGAGGAAGGAGCAGAAAACTGGAGCCTTCCATCCTTGTGTTAATGTGTAGTGAGCTACTTATGCCCTTAGCGCAGGGGTATCAAACGCATTCCATGGAGGGTCTAGTCAGCAGGCCTGGGCAACTCTAGTTCTCGCGGCCTGATTGCTGTCACACTTTTACcctagctaacacacctgactccaataatcaactaatcatgatcttcattATAGAATGCAATTAGTctaaatcagctgtgtttgctagggatgggggaaaagtgtAACACCAATCAGGCCCACGAGGACTGAAATTGCCTAGGCCTTCTGTCTGCAGATTTTTGGTTTATCCTTTCAATTAAGCCGTAGACAAcaaggtgtggggagttccttactaattagtgaccttaatttatCAATCAAGGGCAGagcaaaaacccgcagacactcagcCTTCAGTGGAATGAGTTTTACACCTGTGCCTTAGCACATTGGCTTCACTCAGGTcacagagggaggaaggagaacgCCCTTGCGTACGTGTGCAGGGAGTGCATGTTTCTGTGTGCTGCTTCATCCCCACTGCATGAAGGGTCCTGAGCCCCTCTATTTATTATCCAGCTGTCTTAAGTCAACCTCTACTTGCCTGGTTTGGTGTCCTCTTCCCCCAGTCCTGCTTCTGGACTTTCTGGCCCTGGTCCTTTTCTTCCCTGATCCTACCTGCTTTTGCTCCAGTCTTCAAGATCAAGGTGACATTTACCTATTTTTAAGAACATTTAAAAGGTAAATCACTGGTGATAATTATTTCTTGTGCCATTCCAATCATTTTATGAAAGTTTACCATTGTTTTGAGGCCTTTGTTCTCTGCCTCTTTCCTGATTGAATAAAATGGATTGAGCATTGCTGGGCCTACCCCAAGAGACAGCGTGGAGGTGGATCATCATGTGACTATTGCCATAAAGAGCTCACTATGATAGATgatagaggactctagtgcccaaaagcctgttttagcatgggcactgccattgaggactttcaccatttttTAAGTattcaactgggtgggactttccatgggttaaagaaggattacaTAATTCCATTCAgctcatcaggagggatcagctgGCAGTAAATCTcaaaccttggctttatacctgttcaaatgCTCCATATGGCAGTATATACCTTTTCAGCTTGTTTACCAACTCAGCGAAGGAAAAAtaaattgactacttcaaaatggagaagGCCTCAATAGCACTGCTCATGTGCAGACGCTATAATCAGGGGGGGATACGAGTTCTCTACCTTTCTCTGAGTAAACCAGACCTAGATACTGAATCACCTGGAACATCAGACTGATGAACACTGTCTACAAAGATTGTCTCACCCTGCTATGATTTGACTGAAGTCAGCTATTTATGACTTATTTTAATAGGTGTAGTTTCCACATTCATTAAGTGGTTAAAATGTAACCAATATCTTGTAGTAATATGTGCAAGTGTTTTTGATGCAAAGGTCAGGCTCCACTCAATGTCCATAGGAACAATTTTAGTTATACCTTTTCATAAGTGTAAAGACACATTCTCTCATCTTGTATCATAAGTCATTACTGTTCAAACCATTTGAATTAGTAATTATGTTGCCTGTGTCCACTCCTCTCTGACAAGACATTTTGGTTCAAACAACTTCATTCAgttttttaattattttaaatTTAATTTCCCCCCCTTTTcccccccaattttgtggtatccaattgttagtagttactatcttgtctcatcgctacaactcccgtacgtgctcgggagagacgaaggtcgaaagccatgcgtcctccgaaacacaacccaaccaagccgcactgcttctttaaacacagcgcgcatccaacccggaagccagccgcaccaatgtgtcggaagaaacactgtgcacctggcgaccttggatagcgtgcactgcgcccggcccgccacaggagtcgctggtgcgcgatgggaAAAGGAtgtccctaccggccaaaccctccctaacccggacgtcgctaggccaattgtgcgtcgccccacggacctcccggtcgcagccggctgcgacagagcctgggcgcgaacccagagtctctggtggcacagctagtgcTGCAGTGCCctcgaccactgcgccacccgggaggccttcaTTCACAGTTTAATCAAAACAGGTACTGAACATAGGGTATTTTGATCTAAAAATACCGTAGAACATTAACAATTACTGGAAATATCACTGACTTTGCTGCCCGCATTCATTACATTCAGTTGCTCTTAAAACCAAAGCCTTTCAAGTTTAACAGAGCATAAAATAAATGGATGTGTTCGATTGTAGCAGTGGAATATGGGTACAGGTTTTACGACATGATTGAGGAAACATTATGCAGAGGGAATATGGTTATTGATAGACGTGAGTCTCATGAAAGTGATATGTTGTATTGCTCTTTGGCAGTGCCATCTCAATTTCACATCCACAGAAGGTCGTGTGCAGTAGATAAGATTATTTTTTGCAGTAGATTCAACATAACATATTACAAGGTTCCACTACTAATGCTGCATGTTTCAAAACAGTGCTATGAAAGTTCAGTTCTCACAGTAACGTCACTGTCGAACATAAAAGCCACGCCTAGGAGGAAGCAGTCACAAATGGAAATCAGCTGGATAGACTCAATCGGATTGGCTCTCGTTGTACCACCCTTTACCTAGTGTGGCAGCGTGAGATTGGACCTACACGTTGATGTAATTAGCCCCTCCCCTTTCATTAGTGAATTAGCGGTGAACTGTGGACTTAATCATCTCCACTGACATTTGCTGGGATCTTCAATAAGAGAAAATGTGCTTGTCAGGGTTAGCACTCCATGGTCTCTCTTGACCATAAACCTCCAAGACCAGTCCAATAGGTCTTGGGACGGTTTCTATCAGAGTTCAGCATCCAAGCAGAGGCTGGTTTGGAGTCGAGGATGTTGTTCGAAAGGCCTTGCGGTTCAGAGGAAGGTCCTTCCATCAATTGACCAGGCATAGTGTCAGTTCTTAAGTCAGGGACCATGATGGAGGATAAAGATCACAGTAAAAGGGAGACTAGATACCATGGGCATTTCAAAAATGTTCTTCACGGTATGGTTTTGATCCAGCTGATGTGAAACATGCACTTGTCGGGGATATCCTTCCTCTAAATGCGCAAATGCCTTTCTGGGTCAGGCTCTACAAAACATtgagaaagaggggggaaaaaactgaTGAAAAGAAAACAAACGGGGAGGATGTATAGGCCTAAATATTTGGCCTGCATGGGCTCGTCTTCCATCGGGAGAGCGTTAGACACAGAGAGCTTTGGGGAACCTGCAGGCAAGGAGAGAACAAGGTAGTGTCAATCATGTCTATCTAGACAAAACAAACATGCAACCCCATGCACTGATAAAAGTATATATGTAAGACTGAGGCCCATTTGTGCACTAGAGTATAAGCCGGTAGTAACATTATTATGGTAACACGATCCCACCTGTCCTCAGTGAATCCCTCTATCTCCTCATCATCATCCAGCTCCATGTCCAACTCATTGTCAAGACAACCGCGGCCGTACCCACTCAGGACACTTTGGAAATAAAGCAGAAATATCATGACTCCTTATTCAAACATACCGGTACATCGGTTTTCTCTGGTTGACAGATTGCTTTTGGAGTTGATCTGTTCGGTCCCCTTCCCTAGCCTTTCGTCCTCCTGGTAATGGATTACACTCCCATACCACATGAGACCAGACAGGCTTTGGGTTGTGTACAAGCTGCCTCGGCACATCAAGCCCAATCAACTCCTGCTGCTGTATAGTGAAAGCCACCCCCCAAAACCAGTAGAATATGCTGGTTTGGTGTGAGCAATTCATACCAGCAACGCAAGACAGATTTTCTGATTTTATAACATACATGGACCATAGAAATTCATCCACAGGCCACCAACTATTTCATACTGGCTGTAGAACTAACAAACCCATATGTTTTGTCAAAGATTGCATGGAGACAGAGTGAGGTCTGCTGTGGCTGCTCACCTGACGGAACGACAGGTGAAGAACACAATCCTCTTCAGCCTCTTGTTGTAGAAGAAGTAGTTGAAGGACCAGAGGCTGCCTTCCTCCCCAAAGGGGTCGGAGTCCAGGTCAGGGTTGTAGCTGAGGACAAAGAGGGACATATAAATATACTTCATATACTGGCAGCAAACAAGAATCagaaaacatactgtacatgtaccttcacacacacacctgtatatgtCACATTCCTGCAGGCTAATTTCCTGGTCGATGAAGTTCCACAGCTCAGGCCCCAGGGAGTTGAACTCCACTCCAACTGATGAGTACAGGCTGCCGTTTACTGCATTCGCCACCTGGCGGAGGCACGGCACACAATCATTACAACGTCTCATTCTCCTTACAGATGAATAGACCTCTTAAGGCCTTTGCTGTACGTCGGATTCAGACTTCTACGATTATCACGTCACTGTGCGACGTCACCAAATTAAAATCTTGATTATCAACCTGGCCAGATCGTACGACTTTCTTCAGGTCTGCAATTGGCTTGCGAGGCTACGTCAGCAGACATAGGCTGTCAACTGCAGCGGTGTATTTGCCCTGTGCATGTGCCGACACCAGCAGCGAAAGCCTCACTCTATGCTTATGCGCGAGTGAAGTGAGTTTGGAAAAACAAAGAATACATCTTACAAAAAGCTCATACAAACTTTATTTGTCCGAACTCAGAAATAGGCTTCCCCAAAGtaacatggtcgctgtggtagaacgtttTATTTTGACTGGCGATTTTGTGCATTCCTCAAAATCCCATTGGGTAGCCTAAACATGATgattattagggaaatcattATTCTTGCACAGCATGTAAAAGTTTCAAACTATTATACAAATTTGACTATTCACAATAATCGTATTATTGTGTGCATACTCTGTCTTCCTATTGGTCAGTCACCGGGATCGGCTCGTAACACGAGCCACACAAAGGCAAAACAAAATCTGACACACAACTTTGCCAGAGCCTACGGCTAAAATCGTACAAGTCTGCAAAGGCCTTCACAGCAGCGGTGTCAAACTCAATTCCTGAAGGTCCTCCGTTGTACTTGATTGATCAACTAAGATTATTTATTAGTTAGGTTATAATTAAAAGGTTATTGATAAGTCACTTGGTTGTCGAGGTCTTAATTAGACAAACTGAAAGGTGATAAAAAGGAACCAGCAGACACACGGCCCTCCAGGAATTGAGCTTGACACCTCTATCTTACAGCCTGTGATATTCCATAAGTCCCTTGTAGAAAATTCACCATCTCCCCCTTATGCGTAAGGCTTAGTAACAATGTGCTTCCGGGACTTGCATGGAATGATTCAGAGCGTCTGTATATGAGTATGTGAGCAATTCTGAAATTAGGCTTGAACGGCCGTTTTAATTGGGCTGGTTTAAAGTCATCCCAACGTGGTCTAATCATgagaggaacagaggtagtgctACTGACCCAGTTGAGGCTGGGCTCCCGGCTGAACTCGTGGCCCCGAGCTGCACTGAAGTCGTAGTCGGGCCTGAATGACTCGTTGAGCGTGGTGATGAGGTAGAACAATGTCTTCCTGCAACACTTGTCAGTCAGAGGGTTCTCACCATCCTCACTGCTCTTCCCCAGTCTGTGCAAAACAATGGCGATAAGTAGAGAGCGCAAGGGAGAGAGTGGAGTTATTTGGTTGGGAAGTAAAAAATATTATTCTCCATTCATGTGCCACATAAGACTGATATTGTGATACTGGTGTTGTATCTACAGAGtagtattcattagtgcacactgtaGGAAAATGTTTCACAATGGAAAACAAAAACAGGTAGTCCCTCCCCATTGGTATCCGTTTCGTTCCTAGTGATCAGACCTGTGTTATGCAAACATTGTGTGGCTGTGGTACTTACTGGGGTGGGCTGGTGGCGCTGGACTGGGGGGGCGAGAGGGCCTCTAGGACATGTGGTTCCCCTTCCTGGCAGAACTGCTTAAACATGTGCTTGTCATCACCAGCCATCTTGCAGGAGTAGCTCTCGATCCTAAAGCGAGACAAAACCCTGAGTTAAACTGTTGGCATTGTATTAAAAGTGGAATTCCTTTAATCTAATGACTGCGGAGGACATGGGTATTGTCTCGAACTAATCATGTCCCTAATTCAATAATACAAACCGTACAGTATCTCATCTACTGACCCTCCCACGTTGTATGTTTCTTTGTGTTTATTGCTTTGAACAAGTCTCGGTTGTCTGTTTCATTGAGT containing:
- the maf1b gene encoding MAF1 homolog, negative regulator of RNA polymerase III b; translation: MKLLENSSFEALSSQLCVETGESRILGRIESYSCKMAGDDKHMFKQFCQEGEPHVLEALSPPQSSATSPPQLGKSSEDGENPLTDKCCRKTLFYLITTLNESFRPDYDFSAARGHEFSREPSLNWVANAVNGSLYSSVGVEFNSLGPELWNFIDQEISLQECDIYSYNPDLDSDPFGEEGSLWSFNYFFYNKRLKRIVFFTCRSVSVLSGYGRGCLDNELDMELDDDEEIEGFTEDRFPKALCV